Proteins encoded by one window of Streptomyces sp. ALI-76-A:
- the cysC gene encoding adenylyl-sulfate kinase, with amino-acid sequence MTTTVLSTNQETHVTTGATVWLTGLPSAGKTTIAYELAGRLRAEGHLVEVLDGDEIREFISAGLGFSRADRHTNVRRVGFLAELLARNGVKTLVPVIAPYADSREAVRKRHQESGAAYIEVHVATPVEVCSERDVKGLYAKQAAGELTGLTGVDDPYEEPESPDLRIESQHQTVQESAAAVHALLTERGLA; translated from the coding sequence ATGACGACGACTGTGCTTTCTACGAACCAGGAGACTCACGTGACGACCGGAGCCACCGTCTGGCTCACGGGTCTGCCGAGTGCCGGCAAGACCACCATCGCGTACGAGCTGGCCGGCCGGCTCCGTGCGGAGGGCCACCTCGTGGAGGTGCTCGACGGCGACGAGATCCGCGAGTTCATCTCGGCGGGCCTCGGTTTCAGCCGCGCGGACCGGCACACGAACGTGCGGCGCGTCGGCTTCCTCGCGGAACTGCTCGCCCGCAACGGCGTCAAGACCCTGGTCCCGGTGATCGCGCCCTACGCCGACAGCCGTGAGGCGGTGCGCAAGCGTCACCAGGAGAGCGGGGCGGCGTACATCGAGGTGCACGTGGCCACTCCGGTGGAGGTGTGCAGCGAGCGGGACGTGAAGGGTCTGTACGCCAAGCAGGCGGCGGGCGAGCTGACCGGACTCACCGGGGTCGACGACCCGTACGAGGAGCCCGAGTCGCCCGACCTGCGGATCGAGTCGCAGCACCAGACCGTCCAGGAGTCCGCGGCCGCGGTCCACGCGCTGCTCACCGAGAGGGGACTGGCATGA
- a CDS encoding GTP-binding protein, with protein MSSITEPIEPLSVEQLSETTLLRFATAGSVDDGKSTLVGRLLHDSKSILTDQLEAVQRASASRGQDAPDLALLTDGLRAEREQGITIDVAYRYFATPRRRFILADTPGHVQYTRNMVTGASTAELTVILVDARNGVVEQTRRHAAIAALLRVPHVVLAVNKMDLVDYREPVFAAIAEEFTAYATELGVPDVTAIPISALAGDNVVEPSATMDWYGGPTFLEHLETVPVAHDLSHCHARLPVQYVIRPQTAEHPDYRGYAGQIAAGSFRVGESVTVLPSGRATKIAGIDLLGRPVDIAWTTQSVTVLLEDDIDISRGDLIVPSKDAPPTTQDIEATVCHVADAPLTVGHRVLLKHGTRTVKAIVKDIPSRLTLDDLSLHPHPGQLVANDIGRVKIRAAEPLPVDSYADSRRTGSFILIDPNDGTTLTAGMVGESFASPEPVRDETEDDGWDF; from the coding sequence ATGAGCAGCATCACGGAACCCATCGAGCCGCTGTCGGTCGAGCAGTTGTCGGAGACCACCCTGCTGCGGTTCGCCACCGCCGGGTCCGTCGACGACGGCAAGTCCACCCTCGTCGGCCGTCTCCTGCACGACTCCAAGTCGATCCTCACCGACCAGCTGGAGGCCGTGCAGCGGGCCTCGGCGAGCCGCGGCCAGGACGCCCCGGACCTCGCGCTGCTCACCGACGGCCTGCGGGCCGAGCGGGAGCAGGGCATCACCATCGACGTGGCCTACCGCTACTTCGCCACCCCCCGGCGCCGGTTCATCCTCGCCGACACGCCCGGCCATGTGCAGTACACCCGCAACATGGTGACGGGTGCCTCCACGGCCGAGCTGACGGTGATCCTGGTCGACGCCCGCAACGGCGTCGTCGAGCAGACCCGCCGGCACGCGGCCATCGCCGCACTGCTGCGGGTGCCGCACGTGGTCCTCGCGGTGAACAAGATGGACCTGGTGGACTACCGGGAGCCGGTGTTCGCGGCCATCGCCGAGGAGTTCACGGCGTACGCGACCGAACTGGGCGTCCCCGACGTCACCGCGATCCCGATCTCGGCGCTCGCCGGCGACAACGTGGTGGAGCCGTCCGCGACCATGGACTGGTACGGCGGTCCGACCTTCCTGGAGCACCTGGAGACGGTCCCGGTCGCGCACGACCTCAGCCACTGCCACGCCCGCCTGCCCGTGCAGTACGTGATCCGGCCGCAGACCGCCGAGCACCCGGACTACCGGGGCTACGCGGGCCAGATCGCCGCCGGTTCCTTCCGCGTCGGCGAGTCGGTCACCGTGCTGCCGTCCGGGCGGGCCACGAAGATCGCCGGCATCGACCTGCTCGGCCGGCCGGTCGACATCGCCTGGACGACGCAGTCGGTCACCGTCCTGCTGGAGGACGACATCGACATCTCGCGCGGCGACCTGATCGTGCCCAGCAAGGACGCGCCGCCCACCACCCAGGACATCGAGGCGACCGTCTGCCACGTCGCCGACGCGCCGCTGACCGTCGGCCACCGGGTGCTGCTCAAGCACGGCACCCGCACGGTGAAGGCGATCGTCAAGGACATCCCGTCCCGGCTCACGCTCGACGACCTGTCCCTGCACCCGCATCCGGGACAGCTCGTCGCCAACGACATCGGCCGGGTGAAGATCCGGGCCGCCGAGCCGCTGCCGGTCGACTCCTACGCGGACTCGCGGCGCACCGGCTCGTTCATCCTGATCGACCCGAACGACGGCACCACGCTCACCGCGGGCATGGTCGGCGAGTCGTTCGCGTCCCCGGAGCCCGTCAGGGACGAGACCGAGGACGACGGGTGGGACTTCTGA
- a CDS encoding putative leader peptide, with protein sequence MPGTGIALVSRRHVDLGRMSSAICPAS encoded by the coding sequence ATGCCTGGAACTGGAATTGCCTTGGTGAGTCGGCGCCACGTCGACCTCGGCCGCATGTCCAGCGCCATCTGTCCGGCGAGCTGA
- a CDS encoding GAF domain-containing protein: MARAARYAGPYARSTPRSVIEASWERSGRAGIDPDHDFRTGLLPRGEVQRRRETSPLRHVLPVLREGLVSVADASRHIVLIADGEGRALWREGSAPVLRRADESGIEVGSDWREEVVGTNGLGTPAVVRRPVQVVAAEHLVRSLATWTCAGAPITDPRDGRLIGVVDVSGPLETMHPATLAWVDSVAKLAEARLRELHQTSLERLRAVAAPVLAGLGGRAVVVDRDGWTAAVTGLPYTNRVPLPKSPAPGLRLLPSLGLCALEPLTGGWLVRVTEEPVPGGTTRIVLDLARRRRWSVTVSGCAGSWSHQLSPRHAELLYLLARYPAGRSAAGLSREVFGDPARTVTVRAEMSRVRRYLGGLLEHRPYRFGAEAEIEVLLPADPRDLLPHSAAPTVLTARSSAAAGATGATGATGATGATGATGAGHLIEPI, encoded by the coding sequence GTGGCACGTGCCGCCAGGTACGCCGGACCGTACGCGCGCAGCACGCCGCGCTCGGTGATCGAGGCGTCCTGGGAGCGGTCGGGCCGCGCCGGGATCGACCCCGATCACGACTTCCGGACCGGGCTGCTGCCCCGCGGGGAGGTGCAGCGGCGACGGGAGACCTCCCCGCTGCGGCACGTGCTGCCGGTGCTGCGGGAGGGGCTGGTGTCGGTGGCCGACGCCTCCCGGCACATCGTGCTGATCGCGGACGGCGAGGGGCGGGCCCTGTGGCGTGAGGGCAGCGCCCCGGTGTTGCGCCGGGCCGACGAGTCCGGCATCGAGGTCGGCTCCGACTGGCGTGAGGAGGTCGTCGGCACGAACGGGCTGGGCACGCCGGCGGTGGTGCGCCGCCCGGTGCAGGTCGTCGCCGCCGAGCACCTGGTCCGCTCCCTGGCCACCTGGACCTGCGCCGGCGCCCCGATCACCGATCCGCGGGACGGCCGGCTGATCGGCGTGGTCGACGTGAGCGGCCCGCTGGAGACGATGCACCCGGCCACGCTCGCCTGGGTCGACTCGGTGGCCAAGCTCGCGGAGGCGCGGCTGCGGGAGTTGCACCAGACCTCGCTGGAGCGGCTGCGCGCGGTGGCCGCGCCGGTACTGGCCGGGCTCGGCGGGCGGGCCGTGGTGGTGGACCGGGACGGCTGGACGGCCGCGGTGACCGGGCTGCCGTACACGAACCGGGTGCCGCTGCCCAAGTCGCCGGCGCCGGGCCTGCGGTTGCTTCCGTCGCTCGGGCTGTGCGCCCTGGAGCCGCTGACGGGCGGCTGGCTGGTGCGCGTCACCGAGGAGCCGGTGCCGGGCGGCACCACCCGGATCGTGCTGGACCTGGCGCGGCGGCGCCGCTGGTCGGTGACCGTGTCGGGGTGCGCGGGCTCGTGGAGTCACCAACTGAGTCCCCGGCACGCCGAGTTGCTGTACCTGCTGGCCCGGTACCCGGCGGGCCGCAGCGCGGCGGGCCTGTCTCGGGAGGTGTTCGGGGATCCGGCCCGCACGGTCACGGTGCGGGCCGAGATGTCACGGGTGCGCCGCTATCTCGGGGGGCTGCTGGAGCACCGGCCGTACCGTTTCGGCGCGGAGGCGGAGATCGAGGTGCTCCTGCCTGCCGACCCGCGCGACCTGTTGCCGCACTCGGCGGCCCCGACGGTGCTCACCGCGCGCTCGTCCGCGGCGGCCGGGGCGACCGGGGCGACCGGGGCGACCGGGGCGACCGGGGCGACCGGGGCGACCGGGGCAGGGCACCTGATCGAGCCAATCTGA
- a CDS encoding nitrite/sulfite reductase, which yields MAATPQNPAAATPRRKVSRHRGEGQWAAGHHTPLNGNEQFKKDDDGLNVRTRIETIYSKRGFDSIDPNDLRGRMRWWGLYTQRKPGIDGGKTAILEPEELDDEYFMLRVRIDGGRLTTEQLRVIGEISQEFARGTADITDRQNVQYHWIRIEDVPEIWNRLEAVGLSTTEACGDTPRVVLGSPVAGIAEDEIIDGTPAIEEIHRRIVGNPAFSNLPRKFKTAVSGSPLLDVAHEINDVAFVGVVHPEHGPGFDVWVGGGLSTNPKIGVRLGAWVPLDEVADVHEGVISIFRDYGYRRLRTRARLKFLVADWGPEKFRQVLEDEYLRRRLTDGPAPAQPVERWRDHVGVHRQKDGRFYVGFAPRVGRVDGATLTKIAELAEAHGSGRVRTTVEQKMIVLDVEETRVESLVEALGALDLTAKPSPFRRGTMACTGIEYCKLAIVETKARGSQLIDELERRIPDFDEPITININGCPNACARIQVADIGLKGQLVLNDQGEQVEGFQVHLGGALGLEAGFGRKVRGLKVTSEELPDYVERVLKRFQAEREDGERFATWAARADEEALS from the coding sequence ATGGCCGCCACCCCGCAGAACCCTGCCGCCGCGACTCCCCGCCGCAAGGTGAGCCGTCACCGCGGAGAGGGTCAGTGGGCCGCGGGGCACCACACCCCGCTCAACGGCAACGAGCAGTTCAAGAAGGACGACGACGGTCTCAATGTGCGGACACGCATTGAGACGATCTACTCCAAGCGCGGCTTCGACTCCATCGACCCGAACGATCTGCGCGGCCGGATGCGCTGGTGGGGTCTGTACACCCAGCGCAAGCCCGGGATCGACGGCGGCAAGACCGCGATCCTGGAGCCGGAGGAGCTGGACGACGAGTACTTCATGCTGCGCGTCCGGATCGACGGCGGCCGGCTCACCACCGAGCAGCTGCGGGTGATCGGCGAGATCTCGCAGGAGTTCGCGCGTGGCACCGCCGACATCACCGACCGGCAGAACGTGCAGTACCACTGGATCCGCATCGAGGACGTGCCGGAGATCTGGAACCGCCTGGAGGCGGTCGGCCTGTCCACCACCGAGGCCTGCGGTGACACGCCCCGCGTGGTCCTCGGCTCGCCGGTCGCCGGGATCGCCGAGGACGAGATCATCGACGGCACCCCGGCCATCGAGGAGATCCACCGCCGGATCGTCGGCAACCCGGCCTTCTCCAACCTGCCCCGCAAGTTCAAGACCGCGGTCTCCGGCTCGCCGCTGCTGGACGTGGCGCACGAGATCAACGACGTCGCCTTCGTCGGTGTGGTCCACCCCGAGCACGGCCCCGGCTTCGACGTGTGGGTCGGCGGCGGCCTGTCCACCAACCCGAAGATCGGCGTACGGCTCGGCGCCTGGGTCCCGCTGGACGAGGTCGCCGACGTCCACGAGGGCGTCATCTCGATCTTCCGCGACTACGGCTACCGGCGGCTGCGCACCCGCGCCCGCCTGAAGTTCCTGGTCGCCGACTGGGGCCCGGAGAAGTTCCGCCAGGTCCTGGAGGACGAGTACCTCCGGCGCAGGCTGACCGACGGCCCCGCCCCCGCCCAGCCCGTGGAGCGCTGGCGCGACCACGTCGGCGTGCACCGGCAGAAGGACGGCCGCTTCTACGTCGGGTTCGCCCCGCGCGTCGGCCGCGTGGACGGCGCCACCCTCACCAAGATCGCGGAGCTGGCCGAGGCGCACGGCTCGGGCCGGGTCCGGACCACCGTCGAGCAGAAGATGATCGTCCTCGATGTCGAGGAGACGCGGGTCGAGTCGCTGGTCGAGGCGCTCGGCGCGCTGGACCTGACCGCCAAGCCCTCCCCGTTCCGGCGCGGCACCATGGCCTGCACCGGCATCGAGTACTGCAAGCTCGCCATCGTCGAGACGAAGGCGCGCGGCTCCCAGCTGATCGACGAACTCGAGCGCCGCATCCCGGACTTCGACGAGCCGATCACCATCAACATCAACGGCTGCCCCAACGCCTGCGCCCGTATCCAGGTGGCGGACATCGGTCTCAAGGGCCAGCTGGTCCTCAATGACCAGGGCGAGCAGGTCGAGGGCTTCCAGGTGCACCTGGGCGGCGCGCTCGGTCTGGAGGCGGGCTTCGGCCGCAAGGTACGCGGCCTGAAGGTGACCTCCGAGGAACTGCCGGACTACGTCGAGCGGGTGCTCAAGCGTTTCCAGGCCGAGCGCGAGGACGGCGAGCGGTTCGCCACCTGGGCGGCGCGCGCCGACGAGGAGGCCCTGTCATGA
- a CDS encoding GNAT family N-acetyltransferase — MTNIPVTTWSLEQTAPADLLPAAAPEGDVRIVRSGVPSPEFSRFLYASVGGDIRWIDRLSWTYARWREHLERPGVETWVAYEQGTPAGYVELEPQGDGVVEIVYFGLVPAFRGRRIGGHLLSYGAARAWDLADRWPGLPRTGRVWLHTCSLDGEHAMDNYLRRGFRLFDTSVEERPQVTPPGPWPGAYPV, encoded by the coding sequence ATGACCAACATCCCCGTGACCACCTGGTCCCTGGAGCAGACCGCGCCGGCCGACCTGCTGCCGGCCGCCGCGCCGGAGGGCGACGTGCGGATCGTCCGCTCCGGCGTCCCCTCCCCCGAGTTCAGCCGCTTCCTGTACGCGTCCGTGGGCGGCGACATCCGCTGGATCGACCGGCTGAGCTGGACGTACGCGCGGTGGCGGGAGCACCTGGAGCGGCCGGGCGTGGAGACGTGGGTGGCGTACGAGCAGGGGACGCCCGCGGGGTACGTGGAGCTGGAGCCGCAGGGCGACGGGGTCGTGGAGATCGTCTACTTCGGGCTGGTTCCGGCCTTCCGCGGGCGGCGGATCGGTGGTCATCTGCTGTCGTACGGTGCCGCCCGTGCCTGGGATCTCGCGGACCGCTGGCCCGGTCTGCCGCGGACCGGGCGGGTATGGCTGCACACGTGCAGCCTGGACGGCGAGCACGCGATGGACAACTATCTGCGCCGGGGCTTCCGGCTCTTCGACACCTCGGTCGAGGAGAGGCCGCAGGTGACCCCGCCGGGTCCGTGGCCGGGCGCCTACCCTGTCTGA
- a CDS encoding phosphoadenylyl-sulfate reductase: protein MSTTQEERTTADLKALAEQAGRDLEDATALEILQWAVDTFGKRFCVTSSMEDAVVAHLASRVMKGVDVVFLDTGYHFPETIGTRDAVEAVMDVNVITLSPTRTVAEQDAEFGPKLHDRDPDLCCKMRKVQPLEEGLTHYQAWATGLRRDESPTRANTPVVGWDEKRRKVKVSPIARWTQDDVDAYVAEHGVLTNPLLMDGYASVGCAPCTRRVLEGEDARAGRWAGRSKTECGLHG from the coding sequence ATGAGCACGACTCAGGAAGAGCGCACGACAGCCGATCTCAAGGCACTCGCCGAGCAGGCGGGCCGGGACCTGGAGGACGCCACCGCCCTGGAGATACTCCAGTGGGCGGTCGACACCTTCGGCAAGCGCTTCTGCGTGACCTCCTCGATGGAGGACGCGGTGGTCGCCCACCTGGCGTCCCGCGTGATGAAGGGCGTGGATGTCGTCTTCCTCGACACCGGCTACCACTTCCCCGAGACCATCGGCACCCGGGACGCGGTCGAGGCCGTGATGGACGTCAACGTCATCACGCTGTCGCCGACGCGGACGGTCGCCGAGCAGGACGCCGAGTTCGGCCCGAAGCTGCACGACCGCGACCCCGACCTGTGCTGCAAGATGCGCAAGGTCCAGCCGCTCGAAGAGGGGCTCACCCACTACCAGGCCTGGGCGACCGGTCTGCGCCGTGACGAGTCCCCGACCCGGGCGAACACCCCGGTCGTCGGCTGGGACGAGAAGCGCCGCAAGGTCAAGGTCTCGCCCATCGCCCGCTGGACCCAGGACGACGTGGACGCGTACGTCGCCGAACACGGCGTCCTCACCAATCCGCTGCTGATGGACGGCTACGCCTCCGTCGGCTGCGCCCCCTGCACCCGCCGCGTCCTGGAGGGCGAGGACGCGCGCGCCGGTCGCTGGGCGGGCCGCTCCAAGACCGAGTGCGGGCTGCACGGATGA
- the cysD gene encoding sulfate adenylyltransferase subunit CysD, which produces MTTTVAKAIEGDEGTDSPYALSHLDALESEAVHIFREVAGEFERPVILFSGGKDSIVMLHLALKAFAPAAVPFSLLHVDTGHNFPEVLEYRDRTVAKHGLRLHVASVQEYIDRGVLKERPDGTRNPLQTLPLTEKIQAEKFDAVFGGGRRDEEKARAKERVFSLRDEFSQWDPRRQRPELWNLYNGRHAPGEHVRVFPLSNWTELDVWQYIAREGIELPEIYFAHEREVFQRAGMWLTAGEWGGPKDGERTEKRQVRYRTVGDMSCTGAVDSDATTLEAVITEIAASRLTERGATRADDKMSEAAMEDRKREGYF; this is translated from the coding sequence ATGACGACGACCGTTGCCAAGGCCATCGAGGGCGACGAGGGCACGGACAGCCCGTACGCCCTCTCGCACCTGGACGCGCTGGAGTCCGAGGCCGTCCACATCTTCCGCGAGGTCGCGGGCGAGTTCGAGCGGCCGGTGATCCTGTTCTCCGGCGGCAAGGACTCCATCGTCATGCTGCATCTGGCGCTGAAGGCGTTCGCCCCCGCGGCGGTCCCCTTCTCGCTGCTGCACGTGGACACCGGGCACAACTTCCCCGAGGTGCTGGAGTACCGCGACCGGACGGTGGCGAAGCACGGGCTGCGGCTGCATGTGGCGTCCGTGCAGGAGTACATCGACCGCGGTGTGCTGAAGGAGCGTCCGGACGGCACCCGCAACCCGTTGCAGACGCTGCCGCTGACCGAGAAGATCCAGGCCGAGAAGTTCGACGCGGTCTTCGGCGGCGGACGACGGGACGAGGAGAAGGCCCGCGCCAAGGAGCGGGTGTTCTCCCTGCGGGACGAGTTCTCCCAGTGGGACCCGCGCCGCCAGCGCCCCGAGCTGTGGAACCTGTACAACGGCCGGCACGCCCCCGGCGAGCACGTCCGCGTCTTCCCGCTCAGCAACTGGACCGAGCTGGACGTGTGGCAGTACATCGCCCGCGAGGGCATCGAGCTGCCGGAGATCTACTTCGCCCACGAGCGCGAGGTGTTCCAGCGGGCCGGGATGTGGCTGACCGCCGGCGAGTGGGGCGGCCCGAAGGACGGCGAGCGGACCGAGAAGCGGCAGGTCCGCTACCGCACCGTCGGCGACATGTCCTGCACCGGCGCGGTCGACTCCGACGCGACCACGCTGGAAGCCGTGATCACCGAGATCGCCGCCTCCCGGCTCACCGAGCGCGGCGCCACGCGCGCCGACGACAAGATGTCCGAGGCCGCGATGGAAGACCGCAAGCGCGAGGGGTACTTCTAG